A genomic segment from Janthinobacterium sp. 64 encodes:
- a CDS encoding ABC transporter permease, with protein MAASGTPPQKQGLDERVGQVSWLKRLFSRPEFASISGAILVFAFFILTAGDSGMFNLDGVINWAQVAAYLGIIAIGACVLMIAGEFDLSIGSMIGFSGMMIAIPSVYFHWPVWAAILFAFAGSMALGWLNGYLVIKTRLPSFIVTLAFLFILRGLTLALSIMFANRTIVSGIGALAADDWLALTLFHGEVGTSLFAWMAKAGWITALDNGAPLVKGIPKVIVWWAGLALVSGFVLARTRIGNWIFAVGGDANAAKNVGVPVKTIKVSLFVFTAFCACLFATLQVFDVGSAAADRGMQKEFEAIIAAVIGGALLTGGYGSVVGACFGALIFGVVQIGITYTNINSDWFRVFLGVMLLIAVLFNNFVRARVTEAR; from the coding sequence ATGGCCGCCTCGGGCACGCCGCCGCAAAAGCAGGGCCTTGATGAGCGCGTGGGGCAGGTCAGCTGGCTCAAGCGGCTGTTCAGCCGCCCGGAATTCGCCTCGATCTCGGGCGCCATCCTGGTGTTCGCCTTCTTCATCCTGACGGCTGGTGACTCTGGCATGTTCAACCTCGACGGCGTGATCAACTGGGCGCAAGTGGCCGCCTACCTGGGCATCATCGCCATCGGCGCCTGCGTATTGATGATCGCCGGTGAATTCGACCTGTCGATCGGCTCCATGATCGGCTTTTCCGGCATGATGATCGCCATCCCTTCCGTGTATTTCCACTGGCCCGTGTGGGCCGCCATCCTGTTCGCCTTTGCCGGTTCGATGGCGCTGGGCTGGCTCAACGGCTACCTGGTCATCAAGACGCGCTTGCCGTCGTTTATCGTCACCCTGGCCTTCCTGTTCATCTTGCGCGGCCTGACCCTGGCCCTGTCCATCATGTTTGCCAACCGCACCATCGTCAGCGGCATTGGCGCGCTGGCCGCCGACGACTGGCTGGCCCTGACCCTGTTCCATGGCGAAGTGGGCACCTCGCTGTTCGCCTGGATGGCCAAGGCGGGCTGGATCACGGCGCTCGACAATGGCGCGCCGCTGGTCAAGGGCATACCCAAGGTCATCGTCTGGTGGGCCGGCCTGGCGCTGGTGTCCGGCTTTGTCCTGGCCCGCACCCGCATCGGCAACTGGATCTTCGCCGTCGGCGGCGACGCCAACGCTGCCAAGAACGTGGGGGTGCCCGTGAAAACCATCAAGGTATCGCTGTTTGTCTTCACCGCCTTCTGTGCCTGCCTGTTTGCCACGCTGCAAGTATTTGACGTGGGATCGGCTGCCGCCGACCGCGGCATGCAAAAGGAGTTCGAAGCCATCATCGCGGCCGTCATCGGCGGCGCCTTGCTGACGGGCGGCTACGGTTCCGTCGTCGGCGCCTGCTTCGGCGCGCTGATCTTCGGCGTGGTGCAGATCGGCATTACTTATACGAATATCAATTCGGACTGGTTCCGCGTCTTCCTCGGCGTCATGCTGCTGATCGCGGTACTGTTCAACAACTTTGTCCGTGCACGTGTCACGGAAGCGAGATAA
- a CDS encoding ATP-binding cassette domain-containing protein translates to MSEYILALENISKRFGSVIALQNVTLRLKPGEVHCLLGDNGAGKSTLIKTLAGVHRPTSGQYLVDGQSVCFNSPKEALDLGVATVYQDLALVPLLSVARNFFMGREPIKKMFGVLHVMDMEYAATTARDKLAEMGIMVRDPHQAVGTMSGGERQCLAIARAIHFGARVLILDEPTAALGVKQSFNVLKLIYKARERGLSVIFITHNVHHAYPVGDSFTLLNRGKSLGTYTKETVSKDEVLDMMAGGAEMQTLMAELDGVTI, encoded by the coding sequence ATGAGCGAATACATCCTTGCGCTGGAAAACATCAGCAAACGTTTCGGCTCCGTCATCGCCCTGCAAAACGTTACCCTGCGCTTGAAACCGGGCGAAGTGCATTGCCTGCTGGGTGACAACGGCGCCGGCAAGTCGACCCTGATCAAGACCCTGGCCGGCGTGCACCGGCCTACCAGCGGGCAATACCTGGTCGATGGCCAGAGCGTCTGCTTCAATTCGCCGAAGGAAGCGCTCGACCTGGGCGTGGCTACCGTCTACCAGGACCTGGCGCTGGTGCCCCTGCTGTCCGTGGCGCGCAATTTCTTCATGGGACGCGAGCCGATCAAAAAAATGTTCGGCGTGCTGCACGTGATGGATATGGAGTACGCGGCCACCACGGCGCGCGACAAGCTGGCCGAAATGGGCATCATGGTGCGCGACCCGCACCAGGCCGTGGGCACCATGTCGGGCGGCGAACGCCAGTGCCTGGCGATTGCCCGCGCCATCCACTTCGGCGCCCGCGTGCTGATCCTCGACGAGCCGACGGCCGCGCTGGGCGTGAAGCAGTCGTTCAATGTGCTGAAACTGATTTACAAGGCGCGCGAGCGGGGCTTGTCCGTGATCTTCATTACCCACAATGTGCACCACGCTTACCCCGTGGGCGACTCGTTCACCCTCTTGAACCGGGGCAAGTCGCTGGGCACTTACACCAAGGAAACCGTTTCCAAGGATGAAGTACTCGACATGATGGCGGGCGGTGCGGAAATGCAAACGCTGATGGCTGAACTCGACGGTGTCACGATTTAA
- a CDS encoding sugar ABC transporter substrate-binding protein — MLGLGLGLGLGMSASHAAGEKFVLISHAPDSDSWWNTIKNSVKQAGEDFNVSVDYRNPPNGDLADMARLVEQSAARNYDGVIVSIADFSVLQKPLGLVAAKKIPFITINSGTLAQSEQLGAVMHVGQPEFEAGKGAGEKAKAAGIKSFVCVNHYATNPSSFERCRGFAEAIGVDFKAATLDAGEDPTTIESKLSAFLRNNPKTQAVLALGPTSAHASLKALEKMGLKGKMWFATFDLSDDISKAIKDGSIQFAIDQQPYLQGYIPVAVLAIMKQDKTTDLAKVREKLINNAKFKARLAEYGLAPSYGPRHIGSGPGYVTKDNIGKVEKYAGQFR; from the coding sequence ATGCTGGGCCTCGGCCTGGGACTGGGTCTGGGCATGAGCGCCAGCCACGCGGCGGGCGAGAAATTCGTGTTGATCAGCCATGCGCCCGATTCCGATTCCTGGTGGAATACGATCAAAAATTCCGTCAAGCAAGCAGGTGAAGACTTCAATGTCAGCGTCGACTACCGCAACCCGCCGAATGGCGACCTGGCCGATATGGCGCGCCTGGTCGAGCAATCGGCCGCCCGCAACTACGACGGCGTGATCGTCAGCATCGCCGATTTCAGCGTGCTGCAAAAACCGCTGGGCCTGGTGGCGGCGAAGAAAATCCCCTTTATTACGATCAACTCGGGCACCCTGGCGCAAAGCGAACAGCTGGGCGCCGTGATGCATGTGGGCCAGCCTGAATTTGAGGCAGGCAAGGGCGCGGGCGAAAAAGCCAAGGCGGCCGGCATCAAATCCTTCGTCTGCGTCAACCACTACGCGACGAATCCTTCGTCGTTCGAGCGTTGCCGCGGTTTTGCCGAAGCCATCGGCGTCGACTTCAAGGCCGCCACCCTGGATGCGGGCGAAGACCCGACCACCATCGAAAGCAAGCTGAGCGCCTTCCTGCGCAACAATCCGAAAACCCAGGCCGTGCTGGCGCTGGGACCGACCTCGGCCCACGCTTCGCTCAAGGCGCTGGAAAAAATGGGTTTGAAGGGCAAGATGTGGTTCGCCACCTTCGACCTGTCCGATGACATCTCGAAAGCGATCAAGGATGGCAGCATCCAGTTCGCCATCGACCAGCAACCGTACCTGCAAGGCTATATCCCCGTTGCCGTGCTGGCCATCATGAAGCAGGACAAGACCACGGACCTGGCCAAGGTGCGCGAAAAGCTGATCAATAACGCCAAGTTCAAGGCGCGCCTGGCCGAGTATGGCCTGGCACCATCGTATGGCCCGCGCCATATCGGTTCCGGTCCTGGGTATGTCACCAAGGACAATATCGGCAAGGTGGAGAAATACGCCGGCCAGTTCCGTTAA
- a CDS encoding MurR/RpiR family transcriptional regulator, protein MAATAPIEQLMQHIAAEYDNLSRQLKVIAQYIEKHRASLMLERISDIATACDVQPSAIVRFAQRFGYTGFSEMQDVFRQAYTDQAGATPDYQQRIRKLISTRDAALSAGDLTREFVGASRAGLDDLAAGLDDAQLEAAVNLLLKAENIYVIGVRRSFPIASYIAYALEHTDKRVHLISGLGGMHREQMRSVRERDVAIAISFSPYGKETQQCIKAAQDKGAKVLVITDSKLAPLARAADALLTVTEGSAFAFRSLTSTICLCQALFIALAYKLELDIEEIHTPGEHDD, encoded by the coding sequence ATGGCAGCCACCGCCCCCATCGAACAACTGATGCAACACATCGCCGCCGAGTACGACAATCTGTCGCGCCAGTTGAAAGTCATCGCCCAATACATCGAGAAGCACCGGGCCAGCCTGATGCTCGAACGCATCAGCGACATCGCCACCGCTTGCGACGTGCAGCCGTCGGCCATCGTGCGTTTCGCGCAGCGCTTCGGCTACACGGGCTTTTCCGAAATGCAAGACGTGTTCCGCCAGGCTTACACGGACCAGGCCGGCGCCACGCCCGATTACCAGCAGCGCATCCGCAAGCTCATTTCCACGCGCGACGCGGCGCTGAGCGCAGGCGACCTGACGCGCGAATTCGTCGGCGCCAGCCGTGCCGGCCTCGACGACCTGGCGGCCGGACTCGACGACGCGCAGCTGGAAGCGGCCGTCAATCTGCTGCTCAAGGCTGAAAATATCTATGTGATCGGCGTGCGCCGGTCCTTTCCGATCGCCTCCTACATCGCCTACGCGCTGGAACACACGGACAAGCGCGTGCACCTGATTAGCGGACTGGGCGGCATGCACCGCGAACAGATGCGCAGCGTGCGCGAACGCGATGTGGCGATCGCCATCAGTTTCTCGCCTTACGGCAAGGAAACCCAGCAGTGCATCAAGGCGGCGCAAGACAAGGGCGCCAAGGTCCTGGTGATTACCGACAGCAAGCTGGCCCCGCTCGCGCGGGCCGCCGACGCGCTGCTCACCGTCACCGAGGGCAGCGCCTTCGCCTTCCGCTCGCTGACCAGCACCATCTGCCTGTGCCAGGCGCTGTTCATCGCGCTGGCATATAAATTAGAGCTCGACATCGAAGAAATCCACACCCCAGGAGAACATGATGATTGA